A single region of the Bacteroidales bacterium genome encodes:
- the pyrF gene encoding orotidine-5'-phosphate decarboxylase, with product MSIEELFKNIKKKKSFLCIGLDSDINKIPEFLLKFDDPIFEFNKRIIETTYDLTIAYKPNLAFYECMGVKGWKTLEKTVTYIKKEHPDIFLIADAKRGDIGNTSRMYAKTFFENMNFDAITVSPYMGEDSVKPFLEFKDKWAIILALNSNTGSKDFQFIKDNIDNKTLYEKVIETSKKWGSKENIMYVVGATKSEMLKEIRKIIPDNFLLIPGIGTQGGNLSEVAQYGLNNKCGLIVNSSRAIIYADNSNNFTKKVREKANELKVEMEKQLIEKGLIN from the coding sequence ATGTCGATAGAGGAATTATTCAAAAATATCAAAAAAAAGAAAAGTTTCCTTTGTATAGGTTTAGATTCTGATATTAATAAAATTCCTGAATTTTTATTAAAGTTTGATGATCCGATTTTTGAATTTAACAAAAGGATAATTGAAACAACTTATGATTTAACAATAGCATATAAACCAAACTTGGCTTTTTATGAATGTATGGGAGTTAAAGGCTGGAAAACTTTAGAAAAAACAGTTACTTATATCAAAAAAGAACATCCTGACATTTTTCTTATTGCTGATGCAAAACGAGGCGATATTGGCAATACATCAAGAATGTATGCTAAAACATTTTTTGAAAACATGAATTTTGATGCTATTACAGTATCTCCATATATGGGTGAAGATTCGGTTAAACCATTTCTTGAATTTAAAGATAAATGGGCAATTATTCTTGCTCTGAATTCTAATACAGGTTCAAAAGATTTTCAATTTATCAAGGATAATATTGATAATAAAACCTTATACGAAAAAGTTATAGAAACATCTAAAAAATGGGGAAGCAAAGAAAATATAATGTATGTGGTTGGCGCTACCAAGTCAGAAATGTTAAAAGAAATAAGAAAAATTATTCCTGATAATTTTCTTTTAATCCCAGGAATAGGAACACAAGGCGGAAATTTAAGCGAAGTTGCACAATACGGTTTGAATAATAAATGTGGATTAATTGTAAACTCGTCAAGGGCTATTATTTATGCTGATAATTCAAACAATTTTACAAAAAAAGTAAGAGAAAAGGCTAATGAATTGAAAGTTGAAATGGAAAAACAGCTTATTGAAAAAGGATTGATTAATTAG
- the prfA gene encoding peptide chain release factor 1: MAKNMILEKLEGVKLRYEEVEKLISEPEVISDMKRYIKLNKEYKDLEPIIDAYKEYTNVLSNIDSTKQMLSTEKDEELREMAKAELEELNEKIKPLEEKIKFLLIPADPEDDKNAMVEIRAGTGGDEASIFAGDLFRMYTKYCEAKRWKVDITHVSEGTSGGYKEIIFKVAGEGVYGILKYESGVHRVQRVPQTETQGRLHTSAASVAVLPEAGEFDIQINADDIRKDTYCSSGPGGQSVNTTYSAIRLTHTPTGIVVTCQDQKSQLKNLDKAMAELRTRLYNLEYQKYLDEISSKRKTMVSTGDRSAKIRTYNYPQGRVTDHRITLTLYNLPSILDGNIQEIINKLQIAENAERLKESNL, encoded by the coding sequence ATGGCAAAAAACATGATATTAGAAAAATTAGAAGGAGTTAAGTTAAGATATGAAGAAGTTGAAAAGCTAATTTCTGAACCGGAAGTAATTTCTGATATGAAACGATATATCAAACTCAATAAAGAATATAAAGACCTTGAGCCAATAATTGATGCATACAAAGAATATACAAACGTTTTAAGCAATATAGATTCCACAAAACAAATGCTTTCCACTGAAAAAGATGAAGAATTGAGAGAAATGGCTAAGGCAGAGTTAGAAGAATTAAATGAAAAAATAAAACCTTTAGAAGAAAAAATAAAATTTTTGTTAATCCCTGCTGATCCTGAAGATGACAAAAATGCAATGGTTGAAATTCGTGCAGGTACAGGTGGAGATGAAGCAAGTATTTTTGCCGGAGATTTATTCAGAATGTACACAAAATATTGTGAAGCAAAAAGATGGAAAGTTGACATTACACATGTTAGCGAAGGGACATCGGGAGGTTATAAAGAAATTATTTTTAAGGTTGCCGGTGAAGGTGTATATGGGATATTAAAATACGAATCCGGTGTTCACAGGGTTCAAAGAGTTCCACAGACTGAAACACAGGGAAGACTACACACTTCGGCTGCTTCAGTAGCAGTTTTACCGGAAGCCGGCGAATTTGATATTCAAATTAATGCTGATGATATACGTAAAGACACATATTGTTCTTCGGGACCTGGAGGACAATCGGTTAATACTACATATTCAGCAATAAGGTTAACTCACACTCCAACAGGTATTGTAGTAACTTGTCAAGACCAAAAATCACAATTAAAAAACCTTGACAAGGCAATGGCAGAACTCCGTACACGATTGTATAATCTTGAATATCAAAAATATCTCGATGAAATTTCTTCAAAAAGAAAAACAATGGTCTCTACAGGCGACAGATCCGCTAAAATCAGAACATATAATTATCCACAGGGACGTGTTACAGACCACAGAATTACTCTTACATTATATAATTTGCCTTCAATACTCGATGGAAATATCCAGGAGATAATCAATAAATTGCAAATAGCAGAAAACGCTGAAAGATTAAAGGAAAGTAATCTGTAA
- a CDS encoding phosphoribosylformylglycinamidine cyclo-ligase: MKTESRYNKRGVSASKEDVHNAIKNIDKGIFPKAFCKIIPDYLSGDDKYCNIMHADGAGTKSSLAYIYWKETGDISVWKGIAQDAIVMNIDDLLCVGATDNILISSTIGRNKNLIPGEVISAIINGTNEIINELKELGINIHSTGGETADVGDLVRTIIVDSTVTCRMRRDKVISNENIQEGDVIIGLSSSGRASYEKEYNGGMGSNGLTSARHDIFSNYLAKLYPESFDGAIPEELVYSGKYKLTDKIEELGINVGKLVLSPTRTYAPVIKEILENFHPFIHGMIHCSGGAQTKILNFIDNLHVIKNNMFDVPVLFKIIKEQSDTTWEEMYKVFNMGHRFELYVPEKIAKDIINISAKFNIDAKIIGYCEKSTTKKLTIISKFGEFQYF, from the coding sequence ATGAAAACCGAATCACGATATAATAAAAGGGGTGTTTCAGCTTCAAAAGAGGATGTACATAATGCAATTAAAAATATTGATAAAGGTATTTTTCCAAAAGCATTTTGTAAAATTATCCCTGATTATCTTAGTGGCGACGATAAGTATTGTAACATAATGCATGCAGATGGTGCAGGCACAAAATCTTCATTGGCTTATATTTATTGGAAAGAAACGGGTGATATTTCGGTATGGAAAGGAATTGCACAGGATGCAATAGTTATGAATATTGACGATTTGCTTTGTGTAGGAGCTACAGATAATATACTTATTTCATCTACCATAGGCAGGAATAAAAATTTGATTCCTGGTGAAGTGATTTCTGCAATTATTAATGGTACAAATGAAATTATCAACGAACTGAAAGAATTAGGTATAAATATTCATTCTACAGGAGGAGAAACGGCAGATGTAGGAGATTTGGTAAGAACAATAATTGTTGATTCAACTGTAACATGCAGAATGAGAAGAGACAAGGTAATTTCAAATGAAAATATTCAGGAAGGAGATGTTATTATAGGCTTATCTTCGTCAGGGAGAGCAAGTTACGAAAAAGAATATAATGGCGGAATGGGAAGCAACGGACTAACATCTGCAAGACATGATATATTTTCAAATTATCTCGCTAAACTTTATCCTGAAAGTTTTGACGGAGCAATTCCTGAAGAACTGGTATATTCAGGGAAATATAAACTTACAGATAAAATCGAAGAACTTGGTATTAATGTTGGCAAATTGGTTTTATCACCAACAAGAACTTATGCTCCTGTTATAAAAGAAATTCTTGAAAATTTCCACCCATTTATACATGGTATGATTCATTGTAGTGGAGGTGCACAAACTAAAATCCTGAATTTTATTGATAATTTACATGTTATTAAAAACAATATGTTTGATGTGCCGGTATTATTTAAGATAATTAAAGAACAATCAGACACAACATGGGAAGAAATGTATAAGGTTTTTAATATGGGACACAGGTTTGAGTTGTATGTTCCTGAAAAAATAGCCAAAGATATAATTAACATTTCAGCAAAATTTAACATTGATGCTAAAATAATCGGTTATTGTGAAAAATCAACTACCAAAAAATTAACAATTATTAGTAAATTTGGAGAATTTCAATATTTTTAG
- a CDS encoding energy transducer TonB: MKTKILIGFFIIIGLTIKSQDSLKVIEDSIKFDLKASFKEGNLESYLLRDIRYPINAINNQIQGYVIISFTITKDGKISEMDPIKYPNKELALTSMLSLKSTDGLWNPTIYKNNPIDYEYLISYKYSMYHDNLPPEYLKKANKYYKKKDFKKSLKFYNKEIEENEYCAEPYLKRSVTKKELGDLNGSYEDKLQFQKLYNQFVGNIEIKLIGITREKKMVY, from the coding sequence ATGAAAACGAAAATATTAATTGGATTTTTTATAATTATTGGATTAACAATCAAATCACAAGACAGTCTTAAAGTCATTGAAGATTCAATAAAATTTGATTTAAAAGCAAGTTTCAAGGAAGGTAATTTGGAATCATATTTATTAAGGGATATTCGTTATCCTATAAATGCAATTAATAATCAGATTCAAGGTTACGTTATTATTTCATTTACCATAACAAAGGATGGAAAAATAAGTGAGATGGATCCAATTAAATATCCTAACAAAGAATTAGCTTTAACCTCAATGTTAAGTTTAAAATCAACTGATGGTTTGTGGAATCCAACAATTTACAAAAACAACCCTATTGATTATGAATATTTAATTTCATATAAATATTCAATGTACCATGACAATTTACCACCTGAATATTTAAAAAAAGCAAATAAATATTATAAAAAAAAGGATTTCAAAAAATCACTGAAATTCTACAATAAAGAAATTGAAGAAAATGAATATTGCGCAGAACCTTATTTGAAGCGATCAGTCACTAAAAAAGAACTCGGTGATTTAAATGGATCATATGAAGATAAATTACAGTTTCAAAAATTATATAATCAATTTGTTGGTAATATTGAGATAAAATTAATTGGAATTACAAGAGAGAAAAAAATGGTATATTAA
- a CDS encoding rubrerythrin family protein: MITLKGTQTEKNLLKAFAGESQARMRYDYFAKQAKKEGLEQISAIFTETALNEKEHAKRFFKFLEGRAVEITAIYPAGKIGTTLENLKASAEGENEEWTELYPEFEKTAEKEGFKEIATTFKMIAKVEKAHEERYSKLYNNLNNGKVFERDEKIIWKCRNCGYLHEGEKALQICPACLHPQSYFEIKESNY, encoded by the coding sequence ATGATAACTTTAAAAGGAACGCAAACAGAAAAAAATTTACTGAAAGCATTTGCAGGAGAATCACAAGCAAGAATGAGATACGATTATTTTGCAAAACAAGCTAAAAAAGAAGGCTTAGAACAAATTTCTGCCATATTTACAGAAACAGCATTAAATGAAAAGGAACATGCTAAAAGATTTTTCAAATTTTTAGAAGGCAGAGCTGTTGAAATAACAGCAATATATCCTGCGGGAAAAATAGGAACAACACTGGAAAATTTAAAAGCATCGGCAGAAGGAGAAAATGAAGAATGGACTGAATTATATCCTGAATTTGAAAAAACAGCAGAAAAAGAAGGTTTTAAAGAAATTGCAACTACATTTAAAATGATTGCAAAAGTTGAAAAAGCTCACGAAGAAAGGTATTCAAAATTATATAACAACCTTAACAATGGTAAAGTTTTTGAAAGAGATGAAAAAATAATCTGGAAATGTAGAAATTGCGGATATCTACACGAAGGGGAAAAAGCTCTTCAAATATGCCCTGCATGTTTACATCCACAATCATATTTTGAGATAAAAGAAAGTAATTATTAA
- a CDS encoding OmpA family protein, giving the protein MKIKNILIVILFCLFSLNGFTQKDLSLKANNAFNSGQYFKAIDLYKYAYAKTKDNAQKAEVMYKTALCYRLTNNSRQAEIWFRKAIKKKYSNPIAILFYADAKKINKKYDEAIVEYENYKKLVPGDPRGEKGISSCKLAKEWIENPTRYEIINMYFFNSKQSDFCPAYAKDDYSVVYFTSSREGATGNSINDVTGEYYSDIFQTRKDRKGKWKEPVPLDKSINSEFDEGTPSLNKKTNTIYFTSFRENKEEKLGCQIYVAKKQGIGWSEAQIIPLVADTITVGHPSISDDELTLYFAANMKGGKGGKDIWKITRSNKSESWEQPVNLGTDINTSDNEMFPFIHQDGTLYFSSNGHPGMGGLDIFMAVEKEEGKWTVENMKYPINSPVDDFGIIFEGDYERGYLSSSRKGSKGSDDIWQFSLPPIEFQLAGIVRNERTEEYIASASVNLIGSDGTNLTKTSENDGSFSFALKPNTDYRVVTKKGGFLNGKGKETTKGKTTSSDFRLDIFMSPNDSPKLVNIFYDLGKWDLRPESLIALEELVEILNDNPNITIELGSHTDFRSGAEYNRDLSEKRAKSVVDFLITYGIDEERLSSKGYGESNPTTVTKQAARQYNFLTEGDVMTESFINRMPTNDMKEICHELNRRTEFIVTGTDYIPKIRRKR; this is encoded by the coding sequence ATGAAAATTAAAAATATATTAATTGTAATATTATTTTGTCTTTTCTCATTAAATGGGTTTACACAAAAGGACTTATCTTTAAAAGCCAATAATGCATTTAACTCCGGTCAGTATTTTAAGGCAATTGATTTATATAAATATGCATACGCAAAAACAAAAGATAACGCACAAAAGGCGGAAGTAATGTATAAAACAGCTCTGTGTTACAGATTAACAAACAATTCCAGACAAGCTGAGATATGGTTCAGAAAGGCTATTAAAAAGAAATATTCAAACCCTATTGCTATATTATTTTATGCTGATGCAAAAAAAATTAATAAAAAATATGACGAGGCAATTGTTGAATATGAAAATTATAAAAAACTTGTTCCCGGTGATCCAAGAGGCGAGAAAGGAATTTCATCTTGTAAATTAGCAAAAGAATGGATTGAAAATCCTACGCGATATGAAATTATTAATATGTATTTTTTTAATTCAAAGCAAAGCGATTTTTGTCCTGCTTATGCTAAAGATGATTATTCGGTTGTTTATTTTACTTCATCGCGCGAAGGTGCTACCGGAAATAGTATTAATGATGTTACAGGCGAATATTACTCTGATATTTTTCAAACAAGAAAAGACAGAAAAGGAAAATGGAAAGAACCTGTACCTCTTGATAAATCAATTAATTCTGAATTTGATGAAGGTACACCTTCCCTAAATAAAAAAACAAATACAATATATTTTACCAGTTTTCGTGAAAATAAAGAAGAAAAGCTTGGTTGCCAGATATATGTTGCTAAAAAACAGGGAATTGGTTGGTCAGAAGCTCAAATAATTCCTCTTGTTGCTGATACAATTACTGTGGGTCATCCTTCAATTTCTGATGATGAATTAACTTTATATTTTGCAGCAAACATGAAAGGAGGAAAGGGAGGAAAAGATATATGGAAAATTACACGCAGCAACAAATCAGAAAGCTGGGAACAACCGGTAAATCTAGGAACAGATATAAACACATCGGATAACGAGATGTTCCCTTTCATTCATCAGGATGGAACATTATATTTTTCATCAAATGGGCATCCGGGAATGGGTGGTTTGGATATATTTATGGCAGTTGAAAAAGAAGAAGGAAAATGGACTGTTGAAAATATGAAATATCCGATTAATTCTCCTGTTGATGATTTTGGAATTATTTTCGAAGGTGACTATGAAAGAGGTTATTTGTCATCAAGCAGAAAAGGAAGTAAAGGCTCTGATGATATCTGGCAATTTTCATTACCCCCAATCGAATTTCAACTAGCCGGTATTGTACGAAATGAAAGAACTGAAGAATATATAGCCAGTGCAAGTGTTAATTTAATTGGCAGTGATGGTACAAACCTAACAAAAACTTCTGAAAATGATGGTTCCTTTAGTTTTGCATTAAAACCAAATACTGATTATAGGGTAGTTACCAAAAAGGGTGGTTTTTTAAATGGAAAAGGAAAAGAAACTACTAAAGGAAAAACTACCAGCTCTGATTTCAGATTGGATATTTTTATGTCTCCTAATGATAGCCCAAAATTAGTAAATATATTTTATGACCTTGGCAAATGGGATCTCAGACCTGAATCATTAATAGCTCTTGAAGAATTGGTTGAAATATTAAACGACAACCCAAATATTACTATTGAACTTGGTTCTCATACCGACTTTAGAAGTGGTGCTGAATATAACAGGGATTTATCAGAAAAAAGAGCAAAATCTGTTGTCGATTTTTTAATAACTTATGGAATTGATGAAGAGAGATTATCATCAAAAGGTTATGGTGAATCTAACCCAACGACCGTTACTAAGCAGGCAGCAAGACAGTATAATTTTTTAACTGAAGGTGATGTAATGACTGAATCATTTATTAACAGAATGCCAACAAACGATATGAAAGAAATCTGTCATGAATTAAACAGAAGAACCGAATTTATTGTTACAGGAACTGATTATATCCCAAAAATCAGAAGAAAAAGATAA